DNA from Hevea brasiliensis isolate MT/VB/25A 57/8 unplaced genomic scaffold, ASM3005281v1 Scaf178, whole genome shotgun sequence:
CTTAAATGATACAAGAATTTTTCACATCAGTTAGAGGAAAGACTTAAAATAAGTGAAATAAGTGGAAGTCCAAAGCTACTGAAGACAATCAATCTGTATTCCTAGTAGTTTCACAATAAATATAAGCGATTTGTACCTTCCAATTCTATCGAAGCAGGAgactaattttattattattatttttttttttttggattaatTACACAGACCTACATCCATCAGAGACAAGAGCCTTCAGAATGGGTGAAGGAATGGCTATAAGCCAATTACATGGAAGCTGGTTCTTGAATCAAGCTTTGCAAGGTTATGAGCAACCCCATTGCTTCTGATATAAGAGAATTGAACTGCTTCAAACTGATGAGAGAAATGCAGAATGTATTGAACTGAGGCTTGGACTTCCCAACAAACATTCGAGTGACCATTTTTAACGGCAGAAATCAAGCCTTCTGAATCGGATTCAATGATAATAGAAACAGGAGACTAATTAAAGCCTAAGTCGTTttcatagaaaataatttttttttaatttaattattaaaattcaagAACAAAGTCGAAAATAATGACAAATTCTTCATCTTATCATTATTTCGCTGCTGCTTATCTCAACCCTGATGTTTAATTTGATTACTTGTTTTTTTGGAAATTGGAAGAAAGATCACAAGAAAGACGCTCGCTATGGAGAGGAGACATCACCTGTCAGAAGTCGCCAAGGTCAAAACCCTTCCGCTTcgtgttcttcttcttcttcagtgaCTGCAACAACCAAAAATCTTCTCACCTTTAATCTTAACCTCTTTTGCAATAGACACACTATTTTAATCATAATGAATCTCCAGAAAAGGAATCGAAAATGCCATTGCCCTTTAGACAGGAGAGACAGAAAAAAGGGAAGCCATATGTAGCTCAGGAATGCTTCTTTCTGACCTCTATCCTTGCTATAATTATGGGATATTAGAGCCTGAGCTCATAGCAGAATCCTTTGACTCTACAGACGAGTTACATCTACACCATTGTTTTCTTCCTGCAATATTTGTCTGTGCATGTTGTAGCAGCTATGACGAAAACATTACTGTAAATTTCCCTTCTACATCCATCACTCTCAATGCTCACTGAAGTAAGCTTCCCTCCTCTAGAAGCAATAAAATTAAGACTGGAAAAAATGTTGCTACCTTGGTCAGTGTATTTCCCCGTTAACTCTGTTAATCAGCCCAAAATTCTACATACCCAATGTTTCGTTCTTGAGTTTGATGCAATAAATGACCTTTCACACCCTTGCAATGAAATACAAAGAAATGCTGTCACATGTAGTCCACTTCCAATGCTTTACAACACAAGAATACCTCTTTTTCAAAGGTATGCCAATCTGATAAGTAGAAGTCACAGgttaaagaaagtgaaaaccctgaACACTGCAGATGGAGACATAGTTTCAGCTTGCATGGAACTTACCGACTAATAGGACAGCCTTCCTAAAATGTTAAGAGATACGGAAGCACTTTTTGTTTTCAGTTTAAGCTGTTTAAGTCCGGATCTTTTTAACTTTGTTATTTTTCCCTTGATCATGATTTTTTTCTATTGTATTAGTTAACAAATTTGAACCTAGTGTTTGGTGTTACTGAAGCTTTAGTCTCTCATTGATTACCATGTTACAATGGGAATTTCTTTTCCAATTGCTTGTCATATTCTTTCAGTGCTCACAGAATTTAGATTAGCGATAACATAAAGTTGAAGGTTAGGCAGTCCTTCCAAAGGTGTCATAAAAACAACAAAAATTCACCATAAGAACAGAACAAGATTTTCTGACATCAAAATTTAAGAACTTTGAGGAGTACATATGGTTAAGTTGTGTCCTCAATGTTGGAAGTTCAAATACAAAGTAAGAAGCGATTAACAACATGCATCAAAAGAAGGGGGTAAAGCAACAAAGAACTAAGGGAATGGAACTAAAATTGTTATGAAAAAACAGCAAGATATGACCTTAAGAAACCAGTATccaaaatgatatgatatgaacTCACGAAGCTACTAATGAGTTTTGCATTGTTGATGTAAAATTACTATTTTGCTATGAAGTACCTATATATTTAGCTTTGTTGGCGCCAACATACATCTCCAATAAACCTGGAACTTCATCTGCATACCTATTAACATAATTCTTCATGAAATTCTTCTCAGTTATTGTGAACAACCATTCAATTTTCCTGTTCCCTTCAATCAGTTTCTTTGATTCCAAAACCTTCAAAACATCATATCTTGGACGAAGCCTTTTGTCAACTGCATACGTAAGAAACTTGGGATACGCAATTATAGTATGCGGTTCCAACTTCATAGTGTTCATGTAGAAATCCATCACATTCTTGATTTTCTCCTCTGAGCAAGCTAAACAAAGTGGGTCTCGCACAAAAGCCGACAATATCTTTTCTTCGCTCCATCCAATACTCTTCAAAAGTTCAATTTTCTTCTTCCAAGTAGACTCACTCATTGATATCATCACTCTAACAGCATGTACAAACATACGAGACGTCGGTTGAAGGCCCAGATTTTTAACAGCATTCACTGCATAAACCATCCTATGCTTCTTTTGCATTATAGCTCTTGGCTGCAACGTAATAAATTTTTCTAGGCAATGAGGAGGCACGCCTTCTTTTATTAAGAAATCCATATTTGGTTGCATTCTACCCTCCAAATCATGCGTCAACAACCAAGAAGAACGCTTAATAGCCGCTACAATTTTATCATTATCATTAAGATAAGATCTCAAGAACTCAAAAGATTGTTTGATATGAGTATCTAAACCCCTTTTCAAAATTGTCCGATTTAACACGATAAGCTCAGGCAGAAGCTCACCCACAAAGCCATTTTTCATGAGGTACTCAAATTTAGGCTGGAGATTGCCTCTTACCCTGCATTGGAGGACTGGAGGCCACTTTGCAATCAATTTGGCCACATGGGTATCGCTAAAGTTGTGAGCTTTCAAGACTTCCAGTACGGATTGAGCTTTTTTGTAGCTTATTCTTCTCGAGCTGAAACTTCTGGGAGGCCGATATAGCAGATTCTAAGGGAAGCCCACATGAGTTCACGAGGTATTGAACTGTAAATGACGAAGAGGAAGTGGTGGTGGGCAATGGATAAGTGGAAGAGAAGGGTATTGCAGATGCTTGCAGAAAACGTTTTTGTACCTGAAAAAGAAAGTTTCTTATTAAGGTATTGGTCATTTTGGAAGTACAGAGCCTATAGAAGACGAACACAAGGTCCAGATTAATGAACAAAGCATTGATTTGCAGAGAAAGATATGGTGACAGATAAGGGTTTCTGCAAGGCCACTAGGGTTCCTGTTGCAAAGGAATGGGCCGAGTTTGCTAGATTTGAGTCGACTCGTTTCGACCCATAATAAACAGTAAACGCTTTTTACTTATGGATATCATATCcatttttcattttctaaaaacttttagttttcattttttttattgaaaagagaataaatatgaaaaaaaaataataacaaataatttttaattaaaaaattttaaatcaattattcatattttttgtaattaaaaaataaatcattataaacatatttaaaaatttattttattttaaaaaattattttattttaaaaaagtttttaaaatatattatttatttattttacaataatatgattaattttttaatataaataattttttaaataattattcattttaaatattaataaaattattgttttatatttaaaaacataattttattataaagaaaaatattgttattttaagttttttttttattttagtaaaattatgaaaattaaaaattaatttttttaatttttcatttaaaaagcTAGTATAAGTGAATAAATACTAAaccattataaaaaaaaaagctaaatttataattttttttagtatgaGTGAATTACTCTACTGTTCTTAAAAATTATCATTTCGCAttcataaattttgataattatgttaaaaaattaattttttttaatttaatagataTCCAATAAATCAAGTAATAATCAATGAATTATACAATGAAAGGTAAAAcgagttaattttttatttttttaagtaattaGTCATTCCATTCAAGCTTTTATATTTTTGTCATtagttaataattaattaagcttTACCATAATCTCCCATAACACTTATATTCCCTCACTCATTTTTGTAGCTTCCCTTCTCTCTCTTCCTCATTTCTCTCCCTGTCACGCTCCATCTCcatctcactctctctctctctctctccatattATTTGTCTCTCTTTCCCTTTTGTCTCTACCATCTTTTTCCATCTTTGGCTCTCAATCCTTCTCCATTTTTGTCTCCTCTACTTCTTTATGCAAATCCAAACACAATAATAAAGACAAAAAAACAAATGCAAAATCAACAAACTCAACAAATAATTAATCAAAATCAGCCACAAATCAACAAGTTCTAGGAATTTCAgggattaaaattacaatttgacAAGATTACAAAGCAACAAGTTCCATGAATTTCAGGAATCAAAATTACAATCTGCGGAGAACTAAAATCAATAACCTAATACACTCACTTTTTTTGAAAAATACAATGTGCAAGAAACTGGTCGAAGAAGAGaactagaagaagaaaaaaaaaatccaagaaTTAGTTTTGCCCCTTACAAATTGTGTGAAACCTATGAATCAGCTATGGCTTCCACCACCATGCATACCACTTGAGCCCCCTTGCATGGCCACAACAACATGAAAACAGTACCCAAAGAACTTGAATCCAGCTGTTGGAAGATGCCCTCACTGTTGGAGCCACTTGTAATATATGAGCAAGAAGTGTTAGAAGCAACATCATTGTGCTTTTTTGGTTGATGAATTTCATATTCTGACATTTTCAATCAAATGAAGTTCAAACAGAGCTTATGACATCTAATCCATAACTTGTTAGAGTGGGATCTGACTTCTCAAGCTTTTTCACATTGAGAAAGCATTCACCAAAACCCTAGTATTGGGTGGTGGGGGTTGGTGGTGGTTGTGTTGGGTGGTGGGGTGTGGgatgtggagagagagaga
Protein-coding regions in this window:
- the LOC131176597 gene encoding transcription termination factor MTERF9, chloroplastic-like: MKNGFVGELLPELIVLNRTILKRGLDTHIKQSFEFLRSYLNDNDKIVAAIKRSSWLLTHDLEGRMQPNMDFLIKEGVPPHCLEKFITLQPRAIMQKKHRMVYAVNAVKNLGLQPTSRMFVHAVRVMISMSESTWKKKIELLKSIGWSEEKILSAFVRDPLCLACSEEKIKNVMDFYMNTMKLEPHTIIAYPKFLTYAVDKRLRPRYDVLKVLESKKLIEGNRKIEWLFTITEKNFMKNYVNRYADEVPGLLEMYVGANKAKYIDLKNERAGL